TGCCGATGTCCGATGGACGCAGCTCGCTGGTCTGGTGTCATCCGCGCGAAGCGAAAGAAGAGATTGATCACTGGAGCGAAGCGCAGTTCCTCAGCGAGCTGCAAAAAGCATTTGGCTGGCGTCTGGGCACCATAAAACAGGCCGGTAAACGTTTCAGCTATCCGCTGCAATTACAGCAAGCCAACAGTCATATCAGCCATCGTCTGGCACTGGTCGGCAATGCAGCACAAACGCTGCATCCGATTGCCGGACAGGGCTTTAACCTCGGGCTGCGTGACGTCATGACGCTGGCGGAAACGCTGGCTAACGCGACGGCGAATGGCAGCGATGTCGGCAGTTACCGCGTACTGAGTGACTATCAGCAGCGTCGTCAGCCCGATCAGCAGGCAACCGTCGGCGTGACCGATGGCCTGATCCACCTATTTGCCAACCGCTGGCTGCCGTTAATGGTCGGACGTAATCTCGGTTTACTGGCGATGGAAGGCATTACGCCCTTGCGCGATGCGTTTACCCGCAGAACTTTAGGTTGGGTTGACCGTTAAGCCTTACAGGAAAAATTATGCAATCTTTTGATGTGGTTATCGCCGGTGGCGGAATGGTTGGTCTGGCGCTGGCGTGTGGTTTACAGGGCAGCGGTCTGCGCGTGGCGGTGCTGGAAAACAAGCTGCCGGATCTCGATTCACCGCTACCGGACCAGCCGGGTTTGCGGGTTTCAGCTATTAATGCTGCCAGTGAACGTCTGCTGAAATATATCGGCGTCTGGGACAACATTATTGCTCAGCGTGCAAATGCCTATCAGGGGATGGAAGTCTGGGATCGCGACAGCTTCGGTAAAATCGCGTTCCGTGGCGAAGAGTACGGTTTCAGCCATCTCGGCCACATCATTGAAAACCAGGTGATACATCGCGCATTGTGGCAGCGTGCGGAAAAATCTTCCGACATCACTTTGCTCGCGCCGGCTACATTGAAAAATGTGGCGTGGGGCGAAAACGAGGCGTTTATCACCCTCAGCGATGATCGTCAGCTCACCGCACGGTTAGTGGTCGGCGCGGACGGCGCGCAGTCGTGGCTGCGTCAGCACGCGGATATCCCGCTGACATTCTGGGATTATCGCCATCATGCACTGGTTGCGACCATCCGCACTGAAGAACCGCACCAGTCTGTTGCACGCCAGGTCTTCCATGGCGAAGGCATTCTGGCATTTCTGCCGCTGGCCGATACCCATTTGTCTTCTATTGTCTGGTCAGTTTCGCCGGATGAAGCACAGCGCCTGAGCGCGCTGGAGCCTGAAGAGTTCAACAAAATCCTCGCCAGTACCTTTGACCTGCGTCTGGGTATTTGTACCTTAGAAAGCGAGCGCCTGACCTTCCCGCTGACCGGTCGTTATGCCCGCAGCTTTGCCGGACCACGTCTGGCGCTGGTGGGCGATGCGGCGCATACCGTGCATCCGCTGGCCGGTCAGGGCGTCAACTTAGGTTTCATGGATGCCGCAGAACTGGCATCTGAAATCAGACGACTGCAAAAAGAAGGCAAAGATTTCGGCCAGCACATGTATTTACGCCGTTACGAGCGACGCCGCAAACACAGCGCCGCGCTGATGCTGGCAGGGATGCAGGGCTTCCGCGAACTGTTTGCCGGTGACAATCCTGCCAAAAAACTGTTGCGGGATATCGGCCTGACGCTGGCGGATTCTCTGCCGGGCGTGAAACCGAAACTGGTGCGTCAGGCGATGGGGCTGAATGATTTACCTGAGTGGTTACAGGACGATTCACTTCGATTGAAATAATCTAATTTCAGCTCAGTTTTTCCATTACATTTTCTAATCCGGGGCCGGATTTCTCATTCTGCAAATGGTGAGAAATCCGGCCTTGTCGTTATATAACATCGACACTTTTGATGTTTATTTGTAGATTTTGCGTCACAAACCCCAGTTTGCCAGTCAAAAACTCTGCACAATGCCCTTGTGAAATCACTGACATTTATCCCGCTCTGCATATTTTAACTTATGGTTAGCAGGGAGATTCAGTGGTAAGTTCGAGCGAGGGTATCGTTTGCGCGGTGTGCTGTTTATGCACTTAATTAAATGAGGAATAAGATGGTTAAGCAGACTCAGCTTTATGAACAACATGTTGCGTGCGGCGCGCGTATGGTCGATTTCCACGGCTGGATGATGCCTTTGCATTATGGCTCCCAGCTGGATGAACACCACATCGTGCGTCAGGATGCCGGTATGTTTGACGTCTCGCACATGACCATTGTCGATCTCCACGGTGCCCGTACCCGTGAATTCCTCCGTTATCTTTTGGCGAACGATGTCGCCAAACTCACCGTTCCCGGCAAAGCGCTGTACACCGGCATGCTCAATGCGTCCGGCGGCGTGATCGACGACCTGATCGTTTACTTCCTCAACGAAAATTATTTCCGTCTGGTGGTTAACTCCGCTACACGCGAGAAAGATCTGGCATGGATTTCGCAGCATGCAGAACCGTACGCTGTTGAACTGACGGTGCGTGATGATCTGGCGCTGGTCGCTGTGCAGGGGCCGCAGGCGAAAGAAAAAGCGGAAACCTTGTTCACCGCTGAACAAAAACAAGCGGTCGCGGGCATGAAGCCGTTCTTTGGCGTTCAGGCGGGCGATCTGTTTATCGCCACCACCGGTTATACCGGCGAAGCGGGTTATGAAATCGCGCTGCCGCAAGAGCAGGTGGCGGATTTCTGGCAGAAACTGCTGGCCGCAGGCGTGAAACCCGCCGGTCTGGGCGCGCGCGACACGCTGCGTCTGGAAGCTGGCATGAATCTCTACGGTCAGGAAATGGACGAAGGCGTGTCACCGCTGGCGGCCAACATGGGCTGGACCATCGCCTGGCTCCCGGAAGACCGTAACTTTATTGGCCGTGACGCACTGGAAAGACAGCGTGAGCAGGGCACTGAACAGCTGGTTGGCCTGGTGATGACCGAAAAAGGCGTATTGCGTAACGAACTGCCGGTGCGATTCACCGACAGCGCGGGCAACACGCTGGAAGGCGTGATCACCAGCGGCTCATTCTCTCCGACGCTCGGCTACAGCATTGCACTGGCGCGCGTTCCGGCGGGCATTGGCGAAAACGCTATTGTGCAAATCCGTAACCGCGAAATGCCG
The Rahnella variigena genome window above contains:
- the ubiI gene encoding FAD-dependent 2-octaprenylphenol hydroxylase, producing the protein MQSFDVVIAGGGMVGLALACGLQGSGLRVAVLENKLPDLDSPLPDQPGLRVSAINAASERLLKYIGVWDNIIAQRANAYQGMEVWDRDSFGKIAFRGEEYGFSHLGHIIENQVIHRALWQRAEKSSDITLLAPATLKNVAWGENEAFITLSDDRQLTARLVVGADGAQSWLRQHADIPLTFWDYRHHALVATIRTEEPHQSVARQVFHGEGILAFLPLADTHLSSIVWSVSPDEAQRLSALEPEEFNKILASTFDLRLGICTLESERLTFPLTGRYARSFAGPRLALVGDAAHTVHPLAGQGVNLGFMDAAELASEIRRLQKEGKDFGQHMYLRRYERRRKHSAALMLAGMQGFRELFAGDNPAKKLLRDIGLTLADSLPGVKPKLVRQAMGLNDLPEWLQDDSLRLK
- the gcvT gene encoding glycine cleavage system aminomethyltransferase GcvT; the protein is MVKQTQLYEQHVACGARMVDFHGWMMPLHYGSQLDEHHIVRQDAGMFDVSHMTIVDLHGARTREFLRYLLANDVAKLTVPGKALYTGMLNASGGVIDDLIVYFLNENYFRLVVNSATREKDLAWISQHAEPYAVELTVRDDLALVAVQGPQAKEKAETLFTAEQKQAVAGMKPFFGVQAGDLFIATTGYTGEAGYEIALPQEQVADFWQKLLAAGVKPAGLGARDTLRLEAGMNLYGQEMDEGVSPLAANMGWTIAWLPEDRNFIGRDALERQREQGTEQLVGLVMTEKGVLRNELPVRFTDSAGNTLEGVITSGSFSPTLGYSIALARVPAGIGENAIVQIRNREMPVKVTKPGFVRNGKPLVQ